The genomic stretch GGTGGGAGAGTAGGTCGCCGCCGTTCTTCAATCCCGGTCTCGCAAGAGGCCGGGATTTTTTTGTTTATACCCCACCGAAAAAGCGCTCGCTCTCCGCTAACCGGGGCCAAGCCCATTTACCAGCGTGTGCCTCATCAGGAAGCGGATGATCTTGGATGTGTTATGTGCTGATCAAAGGCTGAACCTGCACGACAGTTGGGTATTGATTTTTCCGCTTGCCTGTTGTGGTTGATGTGGCGCAACTACGGAGCGCAAATTGGTAATGCTATTATCGATTCTACCAACGTTTGGCTCCTATGGAGCCGTAGGCATATTGGAGGTATGGTGCGTGAATAAATTCGGCAACCGTAAGCGTTTTCGTGGTTACAACCAGTGCAACTCACATCTTAAGGTTTTTGCTGAACGGTGCCGTAGCCACCACATTATGGTAAAAAAAACTTACCGCTTGCGTCTTTTTGAGCGCCGTAGGTGCGGCACTTTTTTTTAAACGCAGAGGCGATCGTTTCTAATTGAACTACCTCTATTGTCCTGTTCCTTTTGTCCGTTGTCGTTACTGTTGCGCACCTACGGAGCGCAAATATGTCTTGCTGTTTTCGTTTCTACCAACGTATGGCTCCGACGGAGCCGGTGGGATTTGTGAGGTATGGTGAGTAGGTAAAATAATTAACCGGAAGCATTTTTGTGGTTACAACCAGTGCAACTTGCCACTTAAGGTGTTTGCAGAACGGTGCCGTAGGCACCACATTATGGTAAAAAAAACTTACCGCTTGCGTCTTTTTGAGCGCCGTAGGTGCGGCACCTTTTTTATGGATCGAAAGGTTAGATTGTTCCGAATCAGCCTATCTATATTACTCTTGTCTGTTGTGGTAACTGTCGCGCCACTATGGGACGCAGTTGTTTTTGAATCCCTTTTTACACACAAAAGAGCAACAACCTGTCGGTCGTTGCTCTTTTGTCTTAAGTATATTTATCGTTGCAATCGTTTCGATAACTCCTCAATGAATTCCACTGACGAAAGTATTCGTTGTGCTGGTGGATTTGCCAATAGGGCTAGATCTCCGGTCATAAATCCTTCCTCAACTGTTTCAATAAGCACTCTGTCGAGTTTGTCGGCAAAGAGTTGAAGGTTGGCATTAAAATCTAATTCTCCTCTTTTTCGCAGAGCACCTGTCCAAGCAAATATTAGTGCAGTGGGGTTTGTTGATGTCTTTTCTCCTCTTAAGTGTTTATAATAATGCTGCTGAACAGTTCCATGTGCCGCCTCGTACTCAAAATATCCGTTTGGCGAAACTAAAACTGATGTCATCATTGCCAAGGAACCAAAGGCAGAGGCCACAAGATCGCTCATTACATCGCCATCGTAATTCTTACATGCCCAAAGGAATCCACCTTCACTTTTTACGAGTTTGGCCACCATGTCGTCGATAAGGGTGTAGTAATAATGAATATTCTTTTTCTCGAAATCTTGTTGATAATGCTTATCGAATATTCGTTGGAACACTATTTTGAAACGCTGATCGTAGGTTTTTGATATGGTATCCTTTGTGGCAAACCAAACATCTAATTGCTGATCAAGGGCAAATCGAAAGCAACTGTGTGCAAAACTTTGTATGCTTTCTTCTGTATTGTGCATCGCTTGAAGCACTCCTGCACCCTCAAAATCATGGATGGTTATCCGTTTTTCTTTGCCATTAGTTTCGGTAAATACTAATTCTGCTTTTCCTGGATGGCATGCATATGTCTCCACCGATTTGTAGAGGTCTCCGTAGGCATGACGGCCTACAATGATTGGTTTTTTCCAACTTTTTATGGAGGGTTCAATATTTTTTACCAAAATAGGTTTGCGGAATACGGTCCCATCAAGTAGTGCCCTAATGGTGCCATTGGGCGATTTCCATTGTTTTTTTAAGTTGTATTCCTTTACCCTAGCTCCATTTGGCGTAATGGTGGCATTCTTAACACCAACGCCCCACTTTTTTATGGCATTTGCTGCGTCGGTAGTGACTTGGTCGTCGGTTGCATCTCTGTTTTCGATACCAAGGTCATAGTAATCGGTCTTTAAATCAACAAATGGGACGATCAACTTTTCTTTAATGATTGGCCACAATACCCGTGTCATCTCATCTCCATCAATTTCGACCAACGGGTTTGTCATTGTTATTCTTGTTGTCATACTCTAAATTTAATTCGATGAGGTTGGGGACTGACCAACGTCAATCCCCAAAAAAAATATTTAATTTATCGGTTGTGGAGAGGTATATACTCTGTTTTTGGTCCTACTGCTTTATAGGCAGGACGAATGATGCGTTTTGCGCTATTTATCTCCTCTATCCTGTGTGCACTCCAGCCGGCAATACGCGACATTGCAAACAGAGGTGTATAGATGGCAGGTGGCATATCAAGTGAGCAGTTGACGAATCCTGAGTAGAAGTCAACATTAGGAGCAATAACTTTATTGTCGCCTTTGCTCTCGGCAAAAATGCCAGGTCCTATTTTTTCAATCAGTGCATATAATTCAAATTCGTCGAGTTTATTTTTTTCGATTGCTACTTCGCGAGCCTTATTTTTAAGAAGTATAGCTCGTGGGTCGGAAAGGGTATAGACAGCATGTCCTAGCCCATACAGTTTTCCTGAGCCGTCAAAGGCTTTTTTGTCAAGTATTTTATGCAGATATGCACCTACCTCACGCTCACTAGCCCAATCTCTCACGTTATTTTTAATATCATCTACCATCGCCATTACTTTTATGTTGGCACCACCATGAAGTGGGCCTTTGAGTGCTCCAAGAGCGGCGGAGATGGCAGAATAGGTATCTGTAAGGGTGCTGGAGACCACATGGGTGGTAAAAGAAGAGTTGTTTCCTCCTCCATGTTCGGCGTGTAGCACGAGCATTAAATCAAGGATTTCCACCTCCAGCGGTGTATATCTGTTTCCACCTTTGAGCATGTAGAGGAAGTTTTCTGCTGTGCTCAATTCTGGTTTTGGATGTCGTATTACCAGAGCCTTGTTCATATGGTGGTAGCGCATGCCATGGAAGGAATATGCTACAATTGCGGGGAATTTGGCGATAAGGCTAAGACTTTGTTCCAATACATTCTTTGTGGAAACATCGTCCGGATTATCTTCAGTAGTATACAATGCCAGCACCGATCGTGCCAGCATATTCATTACATCCTTGCCCCTGAATGAAAGAATTATATCTTTTGTAAAGTATTGTGGTAGGTATCGTTGTTGAGCCATGTAGGCGGTGAAATCCTCCAACTCTTGGCGGTTTGGAAGTTTTCCATATAAAAGTAGGTATACTGTTTCGTCGTAGCCTTGGCGTTTATCGGATTGAAAGCCATCCACGAGTTTGTCAATCGTAATGCCTCTATACTCCAATCGGCCTTCAACAGGAGTAGTGCCTTTTTCGTTCTTTTCAACACCTATAACCGTTCCAACGTTGGTCAGTCCAACTAAAACACCCGTTTGGTCAGCGTTTCTTAGGCCTCTCTTTACGTCGAACTTAGTATAAAGTTCATTGTCGATGTTGCTGGCATTTTCAGCTAATTTCGTCCATTGTTCAATTTTACTCATGGGTAGTAGTATTTTGGGTTACTTTTTTGGGTTATTATTTCTCTTTATTTGGTTAAGAGCACTTCCTGCCTTAAACCATTCCAGTTGATTTTGATTATAGGTGTGTATTGCTTCGAATTGATCTGTTGTTCTGTTGGCGTGGTGCAAAACAATTGTAAGATTCTTTCCCGGAGAAATGCTAGTAAGTCCTAATACATCAATGCTGTCGTCCTCTAATACCTTATCGTAGTCGTTCTTGTTGGCAAAAGTAAGGCCAAGCATTCCTTGCTTTTTAAGGTTAGTCTCGTGGATTCGCGCAAACGATTTTACTAAAATC from Williamwhitmania taraxaci encodes the following:
- a CDS encoding citrate synthase, with protein sequence MSKIEQWTKLAENASNIDNELYTKFDVKRGLRNADQTGVLVGLTNVGTVIGVEKNEKGTTPVEGRLEYRGITIDKLVDGFQSDKRQGYDETVYLLLYGKLPNRQELEDFTAYMAQQRYLPQYFTKDIILSFRGKDVMNMLARSVLALYTTEDNPDDVSTKNVLEQSLSLIAKFPAIVAYSFHGMRYHHMNKALVIRHPKPELSTAENFLYMLKGGNRYTPLEVEILDLMLVLHAEHGGGNNSSFTTHVVSSTLTDTYSAISAALGALKGPLHGGANIKVMAMVDDIKNNVRDWASEREVGAYLHKILDKKAFDGSGKLYGLGHAVYTLSDPRAILLKNKAREVAIEKNKLDEFELYALIEKIGPGIFAESKGDNKVIAPNVDFYSGFVNCSLDMPPAIYTPLFAMSRIAGWSAHRIEEINSAKRIIRPAYKAVGPKTEYIPLHNR
- a CDS encoding NADP-dependent isocitrate dehydrogenase: MTTRITMTNPLVEIDGDEMTRVLWPIIKEKLIVPFVDLKTDYYDLGIENRDATDDQVTTDAANAIKKWGVGVKNATITPNGARVKEYNLKKQWKSPNGTIRALLDGTVFRKPILVKNIEPSIKSWKKPIIVGRHAYGDLYKSVETYACHPGKAELVFTETNGKEKRITIHDFEGAGVLQAMHNTEESIQSFAHSCFRFALDQQLDVWFATKDTISKTYDQRFKIVFQRIFDKHYQQDFEKKNIHYYYTLIDDMVAKLVKSEGGFLWACKNYDGDVMSDLVASAFGSLAMMTSVLVSPNGYFEYEAAHGTVQQHYYKHLRGEKTSTNPTALIFAWTGALRKRGELDFNANLQLFADKLDRVLIETVEEGFMTGDLALLANPPAQRILSSVEFIEELSKRLQR